A section of the Streptomyces sp. Je 1-369 genome encodes:
- the obgE gene encoding GTPase ObgE, whose amino-acid sequence MTTFVDRVELHAAAGNGGHGCASVHREKFKPLGGPDGGNGGRGGDVILVVDQDVTTLLDYHHSPHRKATNGQPGAGDNRSGKDGQDLVLPVPDGTVVLDKEGNVLADLVGQGTTFVAGQGGRGGLGNAALASARRKAPGFALLGVPGEERDVVLELKTVADVALVGYPSAGKSSLISVLSAAKPKIADYPFTTLVPNLGVVTAGSTVYTVADVPGLIPGASQGRGLGLEFLRHVERCSVLVHVLDTATLESDRDPVSDLDVIEAELREYGAGLENRPRIVVLNKIDVPDGQDLADLVRPDLEERGYRVFEVSAVAHKGLKELSFALAELVGEARAAKPKEEATRIVIRPKAVDDSGFTVTREEIGGEPLYRVRGEKPERWVRQTDFNNDEAVGYLADRLSRLGVEDELMKAGARNGDGVAIGPEENAVVFDWEPTMMAGAEMLGRRGEDHRLEAPRPAAQRRRDREAERDEAQKEYDDFKPF is encoded by the coding sequence ATGACCACCTTCGTGGACCGCGTCGAGCTGCACGCCGCCGCGGGTAACGGGGGCCACGGCTGTGCCTCCGTCCACCGTGAGAAGTTCAAGCCGCTCGGCGGCCCCGACGGCGGCAACGGCGGCCGGGGCGGTGACGTGATCCTGGTCGTCGACCAGGACGTCACCACACTCCTGGACTACCACCACAGCCCGCACCGCAAGGCCACCAACGGCCAGCCCGGCGCCGGTGACAACCGCTCCGGCAAGGACGGCCAGGACCTGGTCCTGCCCGTCCCGGACGGCACGGTCGTCCTCGACAAGGAGGGCAACGTCCTCGCCGACCTGGTCGGCCAGGGCACCACCTTCGTCGCGGGCCAGGGCGGCCGCGGCGGCCTCGGCAACGCGGCGCTCGCCTCTGCCCGCCGCAAGGCCCCCGGCTTCGCGCTGCTCGGTGTGCCCGGCGAGGAGCGGGACGTCGTCCTGGAGCTCAAGACCGTCGCCGACGTCGCCCTCGTCGGCTACCCGAGCGCAGGCAAGTCCTCGCTGATCTCCGTGCTGAGCGCGGCGAAGCCGAAGATCGCGGACTACCCGTTCACGACGCTCGTCCCCAACCTCGGCGTGGTGACGGCGGGCTCGACCGTCTACACGGTCGCCGACGTGCCCGGCCTCATCCCCGGCGCCAGCCAGGGCCGCGGCCTCGGCCTGGAGTTCCTGCGCCACGTCGAGCGCTGCAGCGTCCTCGTCCACGTCCTCGACACGGCGACCCTGGAGTCCGACCGCGACCCCGTCTCCGACCTCGACGTCATCGAGGCCGAGCTGCGGGAGTACGGCGCGGGGCTGGAGAACCGGCCGCGCATCGTCGTCCTGAACAAGATCGACGTACCCGACGGACAGGACCTCGCCGACCTGGTCAGGCCCGACCTGGAGGAGCGCGGCTACCGCGTCTTCGAGGTGTCCGCCGTCGCGCACAAGGGCCTCAAGGAGCTCTCCTTCGCCCTCGCCGAGCTGGTCGGCGAGGCGCGTGCCGCGAAGCCGAAGGAGGAGGCGACCCGCATCGTCATCCGGCCCAAGGCCGTGGACGACAGCGGCTTCACGGTCACCCGCGAGGAGATCGGCGGCGAGCCGCTGTACCGCGTGCGCGGCGAGAAGCCGGAGCGCTGGGTGCGCCAGACCGACTTCAACAACGACGAGGCCGTGGGCTACCTCGCGGACCGCCTCAGCCGCCTCGGCGTCGAGGACGAGCTGATGAAGGCGGGCGCCCGCAACGGCGACGGCGTCGCCATCGGCCCCGAGGAGAACGCGGTCGTCTTCGACTGGGAGCCGACGATGATGGCGGGCGCGGAGATGCTGGGCCGCCGTGGCGAGGACCACCGCCTCGAAGCGCCCCGCCCGGCCGCGCAGCGCCGCAGGGACCGCGAGGCGGAGCGGGACGAGGCGCAGAAGGAGTACGACGACTTCAAGCCCTTCTAG
- the rpmA gene encoding 50S ribosomal protein L27, protein MAHKKGASSTRNGRDSNAQRLGVKRFGGQVVNAGEILVRQRGTHFHPGSGVGRGKDDTLFALDAGAVEFGTHRGRKVVNIVPAA, encoded by the coding sequence ATGGCACACAAGAAGGGCGCATCGTCCACTCGGAACGGGCGCGACTCCAATGCTCAGCGGCTCGGCGTGAAGCGCTTCGGCGGTCAGGTCGTCAACGCCGGTGAGATCCTGGTCCGCCAGCGCGGCACCCACTTCCACCCGGGCTCGGGCGTCGGCCGCGGCAAGGACGACACCCTGTTCGCGCTGGACGCCGGTGCGGTGGAGTTCGGTACCCACCGTGGCCGCAAGGTCGTGAACATCGTTCCGGCCGCCTGA
- the rplU gene encoding 50S ribosomal protein L21, translating into MYAIVRSGGRQHKVAVDDIVEVDKISTAKVGDTVELSTLLVVDGDAVTSDPWVLAGIKVQAEVVDHHKGAKIDILRYKNKTGYRRRQGHRQQYTAIKITGIPTAAK; encoded by the coding sequence GTGTACGCCATCGTGCGCAGCGGTGGTCGCCAGCACAAGGTTGCTGTCGACGACATCGTTGAGGTTGACAAGATTTCCACTGCCAAGGTTGGCGACACGGTCGAGCTCTCGACCCTGCTCGTTGTCGACGGCGACGCTGTGACCAGCGACCCGTGGGTGCTGGCCGGCATCAAGGTCCAGGCCGAGGTCGTGGACCACCACAAGGGCGCGAAGATCGACATCCTTCGCTACAAGAACAAGACCGGTTACCGCCGTCGTCAGGGTCACCGTCAGCAGTACACGGCGATCAAGATCACCGGTATCCCCACGGCTGCGAAGTAA
- a CDS encoding phospholipase D-like domain-containing protein — translation MAHARLRGTGRHRAVKPVKGGRQAVALATVLSAAGIQAAGSVGTASADPGPTWTEGPIFNDPKGDVDAQYAIRARLIELTNSAVPGSTIKVAVYHVWEASVVNALVDAKNRGVHVQMLLDETSKSDRPTNTSYNTLKTALGTDKTKTSFVSLCPTGKSCLGDPRYGKSIMHNKFWLFSEVEGAKDVVVQTTSNSTPSAHTKFFNDALLLPNNPAMYDAYADYFTDMLGKRWADWDYRTVSSGRYKAYFFPRNGTVNETDTMYSVLNNVKCTYKDTAGVTQHTKVRAAIFKITRKQIADKLVSLKKAGCSVSILYAETDSAKSQGGTPGTWEQLHKSGGPSVRCYNDDRDPLHPGTRLTTPYIIHSKYLLVDGVYDGKRNKVSFTGSQNYTAPALRENDEAIVKIDDDSVHDTYRSHFDRTRAVAWPGSADKTDLCKGVKPLPPDGEKPVT, via the coding sequence ATGGCGCATGCGCGCCTGCGAGGCACGGGACGACACCGTGCGGTGAAACCGGTCAAGGGCGGCCGCCAGGCGGTGGCGCTGGCCACGGTCCTTTCGGCCGCGGGGATCCAGGCCGCCGGGTCCGTGGGGACCGCGTCGGCGGACCCCGGGCCCACCTGGACGGAAGGGCCGATCTTCAACGACCCGAAGGGCGACGTCGACGCGCAGTACGCGATCAGGGCCCGCCTGATCGAGCTGACGAACTCCGCCGTGCCGGGCTCGACGATCAAGGTCGCGGTCTACCACGTGTGGGAGGCCTCGGTCGTCAACGCGCTCGTCGACGCCAAGAACCGCGGCGTCCACGTGCAGATGCTGCTCGACGAGACCAGCAAGAGCGACCGGCCCACGAACACCTCGTACAACACGCTGAAGACGGCGCTCGGCACGGACAAGACCAAGACGTCCTTCGTGTCGCTCTGCCCGACGGGGAAGTCCTGCCTGGGCGACCCGAGGTACGGCAAGTCGATCATGCACAACAAGTTCTGGCTGTTCTCGGAGGTCGAGGGCGCCAAGGACGTGGTCGTGCAGACCACCTCGAACTCGACGCCGTCGGCGCACACCAAGTTCTTCAACGACGCGCTGCTGCTGCCGAACAACCCCGCCATGTACGACGCGTACGCGGACTACTTCACCGACATGCTCGGCAAGCGCTGGGCCGACTGGGACTACCGCACGGTCAGCAGCGGCCGCTACAAGGCGTACTTCTTCCCGCGCAACGGCACGGTCAACGAGACCGACACCATGTACTCGGTCCTGAACAACGTGAAGTGCACGTACAAGGACACCGCGGGCGTCACGCAGCACACCAAGGTCCGCGCCGCGATCTTCAAGATCACGCGGAAGCAGATCGCCGACAAGCTCGTCTCGCTGAAGAAGGCGGGCTGCTCGGTCAGCATCCTGTACGCGGAGACGGACAGCGCCAAGAGCCAGGGCGGCACCCCGGGCACCTGGGAGCAGCTGCACAAGTCGGGCGGCCCCTCGGTGCGCTGCTACAACGACGACAGGGACCCGCTGCACCCCGGCACCCGCCTCACCACGCCGTACATCATCCACTCGAAGTACCTGCTGGTCGACGGCGTGTACGACGGCAAGCGGAACAAGGTCTCCTTCACCGGCTCGCAGAACTACACGGCGCCGGCGCTGCGCGAGAACGACGAGGCGATCGTCAAGATCGACGACGACTCGGTGCACGACACGTACCGCTCGCACTTCGACCGCACGCGGGCCGTGGCCTGGCCGGGCAGCGCCGACAAGACGGACCTGTGCAAGGGCGTCAAGCCGCTGCCGCCGGACGGTGAGAAGCCGGTCACGTGA
- a CDS encoding Rne/Rng family ribonuclease, translating to MLEPNEPTEGSDNNTPSDTLPPRRRRRAASRPAGPPNGAAEAAAPAIPATPATEEAPAAAAAEETPRTPEAAEAPAPRARRRATRRASAPAGAPQTAEATEPAAAPAPAAETAPEAAPREEAAEAPAARPRRRATRRASAPAGAPQAPAEETPAQAEPVAEEDAPKGRARRRATRGAAAPAAEPQAAVEEAQAQAEPVAEEDAPKGRARRRATRGAAAPAAEPQAAVEEAQAQAEPVAEEDAPKGRARRRATRGASAPAGAPQNAEKEVAAKLAEQPAAAEKAPADEAAADTAEDDAPRGRRRRATRKTAATGFSAPPAHKARKAQRAEESDEDGRKPARPAVAVFQAPVFAEPMFQTPERAAAAAAAEAAEDTPAEPEPEPTPAPAVPVAEEETGPRRRRRRRGADEQPAAEEREPVKAAVVEEQQAEEPEEAAAEQADSDDDTEESGERQGRRRRRGGRRRRRGDSADQDSEQNDASGDSDDTDAEQQEPSDEGASDDADESDDTEADDAAESGGAGSSSSRRRRRRRRRAGDSAEGEPGDGDPERTVVKVREPRKKEERELGTGADEVQSIKGSTRLEAKKQRRREGREQGRRRVPIITEAEFLARREAVERVMVVRQNGERTQIGVLEDNVLVEHYVNKEQATSYVGNVYLGKVQNVLPSMEAAFIDIGKGRNAVLYAGEVNFEALGMANGPRRIESALKSGQSVLVQVTKDPIGHKGARLTSQVSLPGRYLVYVPEGSMTGISRKLPDTERARLKTILKKIVPEDAGVIVRTAAEGASEDELRRDVERLQQQWEDIQKKSKAASTSSPGLLYGEPDMTVRVVRDIFNEDFSKVIVSGDDAWQTIHGYVSHVAPDLADRLSRWTSEVDVFATYRIDEQLAKALDRKVWLPSGGSLVIDKTEAMIVVDVNTGKFTGQGGNLEETVTRNNLEAAEEIVRQLRLRDLGGIVVIDFIDMVLESNRDLVLRRLLECLGRDRTKHQVAEVTSLGLVQMTRKRVGQGLLESFSETCVHCNGRGVIVHMEQPTSAGGGGKRKKRGRGGSDQQDHGHEHTHEVESADVAEPENETAAEVAAEVAAPVALPEPEFVPDEELYSSAAEAEAAASSRGRSRRRATRRASAPAGAPRAEAAPAEEAPRADAPQTDASKEEAPKGARKSGKRAKAAEKAERAAKAAAKAAEVPVVESDVARTEAPAVEDPMVGSPAAVEAAQEAHAEVTEAPVDDAAPKGRTRRRAVRKATSPAGSPKAAEPEATEVVVAETPKAEQVAEPVAEPVTGAAEAPVADAAPPRPRRRAVRKATAPTASAEAAVMVVPSAEKPVEKTAEQPAEKAATESEAPAEEAAAPAKKTARKTAAKKAPAKKTAAKKTAAKKTAAKKTTAKKATKATAKKAAAAEQTPSGVSASADEA from the coding sequence ATGCTTGAGCCGAACGAACCCACCGAGGGCTCGGACAACAACACCCCCAGCGACACCCTGCCGCCGCGCCGCAGGCGCCGCGCCGCATCGCGTCCGGCGGGCCCGCCGAACGGCGCCGCCGAAGCCGCGGCTCCGGCCATACCGGCCACCCCCGCCACCGAAGAGGCCCCCGCCGCGGCAGCGGCCGAGGAGACCCCGCGGACGCCCGAGGCCGCCGAGGCCCCCGCGCCGCGTGCTCGCCGCCGTGCGACCCGCCGCGCCTCCGCCCCGGCCGGCGCACCGCAGACCGCCGAGGCCACGGAGCCCGCCGCCGCACCCGCGCCCGCCGCGGAGACAGCGCCGGAAGCCGCTCCGCGGGAGGAGGCCGCCGAGGCCCCCGCCGCGCGCCCGCGCCGCCGCGCCACCCGCCGTGCCTCCGCCCCCGCAGGCGCGCCGCAGGCCCCCGCCGAGGAGACCCCGGCGCAGGCCGAGCCGGTCGCCGAGGAGGACGCGCCCAAGGGTCGTGCGCGCCGTCGTGCGACTCGTGGTGCCGCTGCTCCCGCCGCGGAGCCGCAGGCCGCCGTCGAGGAGGCTCAGGCGCAGGCCGAGCCGGTCGCTGAGGAAGACGCGCCCAAGGGCCGTGCGCGCCGCCGTGCCACCCGTGGTGCCGCTGCTCCCGCCGCGGAGCCGCAGGCCGCCGTCGAGGAGGCTCAGGCGCAGGCCGAGCCGGTCGCCGAGGAGGACGCCCCCAAGGGCCGTGCTCGCCGCCGTGCGACCCGTGGTGCCTCCGCGCCCGCCGGGGCGCCGCAGAACGCCGAGAAGGAAGTGGCCGCGAAGCTCGCCGAGCAGCCTGCCGCCGCCGAGAAGGCTCCGGCCGACGAAGCCGCCGCCGACACCGCCGAGGACGACGCGCCCCGCGGCCGTCGCCGCCGTGCCACCCGTAAGACCGCGGCCACCGGGTTCTCCGCCCCGCCCGCGCACAAGGCCCGCAAGGCCCAGCGCGCCGAGGAGTCCGACGAGGACGGCCGCAAGCCCGCGCGCCCCGCCGTCGCCGTCTTCCAGGCCCCGGTGTTCGCCGAGCCCATGTTCCAGACCCCGGAGCGCGCCGCCGCGGCGGCCGCCGCCGAGGCCGCCGAGGACACGCCCGCCGAGCCCGAGCCCGAGCCCACGCCCGCCCCCGCCGTCCCCGTCGCCGAGGAGGAGACGGGCCCGCGCCGTCGCCGCCGCCGTCGCGGCGCGGACGAGCAGCCCGCCGCCGAGGAGCGCGAGCCGGTCAAGGCCGCCGTGGTCGAGGAGCAGCAGGCCGAGGAGCCCGAGGAGGCCGCCGCCGAGCAGGCCGACTCCGACGACGACACGGAGGAGTCCGGCGAGCGCCAGGGCCGCCGTCGCCGTCGCGGTGGCCGCCGTCGCCGCCGCGGTGACTCCGCCGACCAGGACAGCGAGCAGAACGACGCGTCGGGCGACTCCGACGACACCGACGCCGAGCAGCAGGAGCCCTCCGACGAGGGCGCGTCCGACGACGCCGACGAGTCCGACGACACCGAGGCCGACGACGCCGCGGAGTCCGGCGGTGCCGGGTCCAGCAGCAGCCGTCGCCGTCGTCGCCGCCGTCGCCGCGCCGGTGACTCCGCCGAGGGCGAGCCGGGCGACGGCGACCCGGAGCGCACGGTCGTCAAGGTCCGCGAGCCCCGCAAGAAGGAGGAGCGCGAGCTCGGCACCGGCGCCGACGAGGTCCAGTCCATCAAGGGCTCGACCCGCCTCGAGGCCAAGAAGCAGCGCCGCCGCGAGGGCCGCGAGCAGGGCCGCCGCCGCGTCCCGATCATCACGGAGGCCGAGTTCCTGGCCCGCCGTGAGGCCGTCGAGCGCGTGATGGTCGTCCGCCAGAACGGCGAGCGCACCCAGATCGGCGTCCTCGAGGACAACGTGCTCGTGGAGCACTACGTCAACAAGGAGCAGGCCACCTCGTACGTCGGCAACGTCTACCTGGGCAAGGTCCAGAACGTGCTGCCGTCCATGGAGGCCGCGTTCATCGACATCGGCAAGGGCCGCAACGCCGTCCTGTACGCCGGTGAGGTCAACTTCGAGGCGCTCGGGATGGCCAACGGCCCCCGCCGCATCGAGTCCGCCCTGAAGTCCGGCCAGTCGGTCCTCGTGCAGGTCACGAAGGACCCGATCGGCCACAAGGGTGCCCGTCTGACCAGCCAGGTCTCGCTGCCGGGTCGCTACCTGGTCTACGTGCCCGAGGGCTCGATGACCGGCATCAGCCGCAAGCTGCCCGACACCGAGCGCGCGCGTCTGAAGACCATCCTCAAGAAGATCGTCCCCGAGGACGCGGGCGTCATCGTGCGCACCGCCGCCGAGGGCGCGAGCGAGGACGAACTGCGCCGCGACGTCGAGCGTCTGCAGCAGCAGTGGGAGGACATCCAGAAGAAGTCGAAGGCGGCCTCGACGAGCTCGCCGGGCCTGCTGTACGGCGAGCCGGACATGACCGTCCGGGTCGTCCGCGACATCTTCAACGAGGACTTCTCCAAGGTCATCGTCAGCGGCGACGACGCGTGGCAGACCATCCACGGCTACGTCTCGCACGTCGCCCCCGACCTCGCGGACCGCCTCTCCAGGTGGACGTCCGAGGTCGACGTCTTCGCGACGTACCGGATCGACGAGCAGCTCGCCAAGGCCCTGGACCGCAAGGTCTGGCTGCCGAGCGGCGGCTCGCTGGTGATCGACAAGACCGAGGCGATGATCGTCGTCGACGTCAACACCGGCAAGTTCACCGGCCAGGGCGGCAACCTCGAAGAGACCGTGACGAGGAACAACCTCGAAGCGGCCGAGGAGATCGTGCGTCAGCTGCGCCTGCGCGACCTGGGCGGCATCGTCGTCATCGACTTCATCGACATGGTCCTCGAGTCGAACAGGGACCTGGTCCTGCGGCGCCTCCTGGAGTGCCTGGGCCGGGACAGGACCAAGCACCAGGTCGCCGAGGTCACCTCGCTCGGCCTGGTCCAGATGACCCGCAAGCGTGTCGGACAGGGCCTCCTGGAGTCCTTCTCCGAGACCTGCGTGCACTGCAACGGCCGCGGCGTCATCGTGCACATGGAGCAGCCCACCTCCGCCGGTGGCGGCGGCAAGCGCAAGAAGCGCGGCCGCGGCGGCTCGGACCAGCAGGACCACGGTCACGAGCACACGCACGAGGTGGAGTCGGCGGACGTCGCCGAGCCGGAGAACGAGACCGCGGCGGAGGTCGCGGCCGAGGTCGCCGCTCCGGTGGCGCTGCCCGAGCCCGAGTTCGTCCCGGACGAGGAGCTCTACAGCAGTGCGGCCGAGGCCGAGGCCGCCGCGTCGTCCCGTGGCCGTTCGCGGCGGCGTGCGACGCGCCGGGCGTCGGCCCCGGCGGGCGCTCCGCGCGCGGAGGCCGCTCCCGCGGAGGAGGCCCCGCGGGCCGATGCTCCGCAGACGGACGCTTCCAAGGAGGAGGCTCCGAAGGGCGCGAGGAAGTCGGGCAAGCGGGCCAAGGCCGCCGAGAAGGCGGAGCGGGCCGCGAAGGCAGCGGCCAAGGCCGCCGAGGTTCCGGTCGTCGAGTCCGACGTCGCCCGCACCGAGGCCCCGGCCGTCGAGGACCCGATGGTGGGCAGCCCCGCGGCCGTCGAGGCGGCGCAGGAGGCCCACGCCGAGGTCACCGAGGCGCCGGTGGACGACGCCGCGCCGAAGGGTCGTACGCGCCGCCGTGCCGTCCGCAAGGCGACGTCGCCCGCGGGTTCGCCGAAGGCCGCCGAGCCCGAGGCCACCGAGGTCGTCGTGGCGGAGACCCCGAAGGCGGAGCAGGTCGCCGAGCCGGTGGCCGAGCCCGTGACCGGCGCCGCCGAGGCGCCCGTCGCCGACGCCGCGCCGCCGCGTCCGCGCCGCCGTGCGGTGCGCAAGGCCACCGCGCCGACCGCGTCCGCCGAGGCGGCCGTCATGGTCGTCCCGTCGGCCGAGAAGCCGGTGGAGAAGACCGCCGAGCAGCCCGCCGAGAAGGCCGCGACGGAGTCCGAGGCACCCGCCGAGGAAGCCGCCGCTCCGGCCAAGAAGACGGCGCGCAAGACGGCGGCCAAGAAGGCGCCCGCGAAGAAGACGGCCGCCAAGAAGACCGCGGCCAAGAAGACGGCCGCCAAGAAGACGACGGCCAAGAAGGCGACGAAGGCGACGGCAAAGAAGGCCGCGGCGGCGGAGCAGACGCCGTCCGGCGTCTCCGCCAGCGCCGACGAGGCCTGA
- a CDS encoding TIGR03936 family radical SAM-associated protein, translating to MQRIRLRYTKRGRLRFTSHRDFQRAFERALRRAEVPMAYSAGFTPHPKVSYANAAPTGTGSEAEYLEIALTAPRDPDKLRELLDESMPTGLDIVDAVESRTSGLADRLTASVWELRLDGVAPAAAQSAAEQFTAAEKVEVQRRTKNGMRTFDAREAVVSLATVAGGPLADDADRPSDKPCAILRLVVRHVTPAVRPDDVLSGLRAVADLAPPVPAAVTRLAQGLFDEETGTVTDPLAPDREADTAASPTAAVPAAAKAPAPEGPR from the coding sequence GTGCAGCGCATCCGCCTGCGCTACACCAAGCGCGGCCGCCTCCGGTTCACCAGCCACCGTGACTTCCAGCGCGCCTTCGAGCGTGCGCTGCGCCGCGCCGAGGTGCCCATGGCGTACTCGGCGGGGTTCACCCCGCACCCCAAGGTGTCGTACGCCAATGCCGCACCCACCGGCACGGGCAGTGAGGCCGAGTACCTGGAGATCGCGCTCACCGCACCGCGCGACCCGGACAAGCTCCGGGAGCTCCTCGACGAGTCGATGCCCACCGGGCTCGACATCGTCGACGCCGTCGAGTCCCGCACCTCGGGACTCGCGGACCGGCTGACGGCCTCCGTCTGGGAGCTGCGCCTGGACGGCGTGGCGCCCGCGGCGGCGCAGTCGGCCGCCGAGCAGTTCACGGCGGCCGAGAAGGTCGAGGTCCAGCGCCGTACGAAGAACGGCATGCGGACCTTCGACGCACGCGAGGCCGTGGTGAGCCTCGCGACGGTCGCCGGCGGACCGCTCGCCGACGATGCTGATAGGCCGAGCGACAAGCCCTGTGCGATACTGCGGCTGGTTGTTCGGCACGTGACACCTGCCGTACGACCTGACGACGTCCTGTCCGGTCTCCGAGCTGTGGCCGACCTGGCGCCGCCGGTCCCCGCAGCGGTGACCAGGCTGGCGCAGGGGCTTTTCGATGAAGAGACCGGCACGGTGACCGACCCGCTCGCGCCCGACCGCGAGGCAGACACGGCCGCTTCACCCACGGCCGCCGTACCTGCCGCCGCGAAGGCGCCGGCGCCGGAAGGTCCCCGGTAA
- a CDS encoding GNAT family N-acetyltransferase → MPQLAPPTGLVHRSYIAAMEEFRAEGRGGPDDDTTLGATLRDYGPRWRDPAVFAAYVAEVRAAAHPAEAHSVPVTTFWYVDGADYLGRITVRHTIATRFLREYGGHIGYEVRPTARLRGHATDMLRACLPHAAGLGLETVLVTCDTDNIGSRKVIEAAGGTFEDERSGKLRYWIRTGAARV, encoded by the coding sequence GTGCCTCAACTCGCCCCGCCCACCGGCCTGGTGCACCGCTCCTACATCGCCGCGATGGAGGAGTTCCGGGCCGAGGGGCGCGGCGGGCCCGACGACGACACGACGCTCGGCGCCACCCTCCGGGACTACGGCCCGCGCTGGCGCGACCCGGCGGTCTTCGCGGCGTACGTCGCCGAGGTCCGCGCCGCCGCACACCCTGCCGAAGCACACTCCGTCCCCGTCACGACCTTCTGGTACGTCGACGGCGCCGACTACCTCGGCAGGATCACCGTCCGGCACACCATCGCCACCCGCTTCCTGCGCGAGTACGGCGGCCACATCGGCTACGAGGTCCGCCCCACCGCCCGGCTCCGCGGCCACGCCACCGACATGCTGCGCGCCTGCCTCCCGCACGCCGCCGGACTCGGCCTGGAAACCGTCCTGGTGACCTGCGACACCGACAACATCGGCTCGCGCAAGGTCATCGAGGCGGCGGGCGGCACGTTCGAGGACGAACGCAGCGGGAAACTGCGGTACTGGATCCGAACCGGCGCCGCGCGCGTCTAG
- a CDS encoding TIGR03960 family B12-binding radical SAM protein — protein MSAESVFPQLEALLPHVQKPIQYVGGELNSTVKPWESCDVRWALMYPDAYEVGLPNQGVMILYEVLNEREGVLAERTYSVWPDLEALMREHQVPQFTVDSHRPVGAFDVFGLSFSTELGYTNMLTALDLAGIPLEAKDRTVEDPIVLAGGHAAFNPEPIAEFIDAAIIGDGEQAVLDMTEIIRAWKAEGRPGGREEVLFRLARTGSVYIPRFYDVEYLPDGRIGRVVPNRSGVPWRVSKHTVMDLDEWPYPKQPLVPLAETVHERMSVEIFRGCTRGCRFCQAGMITRPVRERSITGIGDMVDKGLKATGFEEVGLLSLSSADHSEIADVAKGLADRYEEDKIGLSLPSTRVDAFNVDLANELTRNGRRSGLTFAPEGGSERMRKVINKMVSEEDLIRTVSTAYGNGWRQVKLYFMCGLPTETDDDVLQIADMATKVIQKGREVSGSNDIRCTVSIGGFVPKPHTPFQWAPQLSSEETDARLEKLRDKIRGDKKYGRSIGFRYHDGKPGIVEGLLSRGDRRIGAVIRAVYEEGGRFDGWREHFSYERWMRCAEKTLPEMGVDVDWYTTRERTYEEVLPWDHLDSGLDKDWLWEDWQDSLDETEVEDCRWTPCFDCGVCPQMDTHIQVGPTGKKLLPLTVVK, from the coding sequence ATGTCTGCCGAATCGGTCTTCCCACAGCTCGAAGCTCTGCTCCCGCATGTGCAGAAGCCCATCCAGTACGTCGGCGGTGAGCTGAACTCCACCGTCAAGCCGTGGGAATCCTGTGACGTCCGCTGGGCGCTCATGTACCCGGACGCGTACGAGGTGGGTCTGCCCAACCAGGGCGTCATGATCCTCTACGAGGTCCTCAACGAGCGCGAGGGCGTGCTCGCCGAGCGCACCTACAGCGTGTGGCCCGACCTGGAGGCCCTGATGCGCGAGCACCAGGTCCCCCAGTTCACCGTCGACTCGCACCGCCCCGTCGGTGCCTTCGACGTCTTCGGCCTGAGCTTCTCCACCGAGCTCGGGTACACGAACATGCTGACCGCCCTGGACCTCGCGGGCATCCCGCTGGAGGCCAAGGACCGCACCGTCGAGGACCCGATCGTCCTCGCCGGCGGTCACGCCGCCTTCAACCCCGAGCCGATCGCCGAGTTCATCGACGCCGCGATCATCGGCGACGGCGAGCAGGCCGTGCTCGACATGACGGAGATCATCCGCGCCTGGAAGGCCGAGGGCCGCCCCGGCGGCCGCGAGGAAGTCCTCTTCCGCCTGGCCAGGACCGGATCGGTCTACATCCCCCGGTTCTACGACGTCGAGTACCTCCCGGACGGCCGCATCGGCCGCGTCGTCCCCAACCGCAGCGGCGTGCCGTGGCGCGTGTCCAAGCACACCGTCATGGACCTCGACGAGTGGCCCTACCCCAAGCAGCCCCTCGTCCCGCTCGCCGAGACCGTCCACGAGCGCATGTCCGTGGAGATCTTCCGCGGCTGCACCCGCGGCTGCCGTTTCTGCCAGGCCGGCATGATCACGCGCCCCGTGCGGGAGCGAAGCATCACCGGCATCGGCGACATGGTCGACAAGGGTCTCAAGGCGACCGGCTTCGAAGAGGTCGGCCTGCTCTCGCTCTCCTCCGCCGACCACAGCGAGATCGCCGACGTCGCCAAGGGCCTCGCCGACCGGTACGAGGAGGACAAGATCGGCCTGTCCCTCCCCTCGACCCGCGTCGACGCCTTCAACGTGGACCTCGCCAACGAGCTGACCAGGAACGGCCGCAGGTCCGGCCTGACCTTCGCCCCCGAGGGCGGCTCCGAGCGCATGCGCAAGGTCATCAACAAGATGGTGTCCGAGGAAGACCTCATCCGCACCGTCTCGACGGCGTACGGCAACGGCTGGCGCCAGGTGAAGCTGTACTTCATGTGCGGCCTGCCCACCGAGACCGACGACGACGTCCTCCAGATCGCCGACATGGCGACGAAGGTCATCCAGAAGGGCCGCGAGGTCTCCGGCTCCAACGACATCCGCTGCACGGTGTCGATCGGCGGCTTCGTGCCGAAGCCCCACACGCCCTTCCAGTGGGCCCCGCAGCTCTCCTCCGAGGAGACCGACGCCCGCCTGGAGAAGCTCCGCGACAAGATCCGCGGCGACAAGAAGTACGGCCGCTCGATCGGCTTCCGCTACCACGACGGCAAGCCCGGCATCGTCGAGGGCCTGCTCTCGCGCGGCGACCGCCGCATCGGCGCCGTCATCCGCGCCGTCTACGAAGAGGGCGGCCGCTTCGACGGCTGGCGTGAGCACTTCTCGTACGAGCGCTGGATGCGGTGCGCCGAGAAGACGCTGCCCGAGATGGGCGTCGACGTCGACTGGTACACCACGCGCGAGCGCACCTACGAGGAAGTGCTGCCCTGGGACCACTTGGACTCCGGTCTCGACAAGGACTGGCTCTGGGAGGACTGGCAGGACTCGCTCGACGAGACCGAGGTCGAGGACTGCCGCTGGACGCCGTGCTTCGACTGCGGCGTCTGCCCGCAGATGGACACGCACATCCAGGTCGGCCCCACCGGCAAGAAGCTCCTGCCGCTCACCGTCGTGAAGTAA